In a single window of the Flavobacterium sp. W4I14 genome:
- a CDS encoding BlaI family penicillinase repressor (product_source=KO:K02171; cath_funfam=1.10.10.10,1.10.4040.10; cog=COG3682; ko=KO:K02171; pfam=PF03965; superfamily=46785) — MLSSLLLLTIMEIKDLTKAEEQIMQVLWQLEKAFVKEVIDELPLPKPAYNTVSTIIRILETKGFIGHEAFGKAHQYHPLISREEYKRHATEKLLGNYFENSVESMFSFFVKEEKLDLSDVDEILKMINKIKHKPK; from the coding sequence TTGCTGTCATCCTTATTATTATTAACTATTATGGAAATTAAAGATTTAACCAAAGCCGAAGAACAGATTATGCAGGTTTTATGGCAATTGGAAAAAGCATTCGTCAAAGAAGTTATTGATGAGCTCCCCCTCCCTAAACCTGCGTACAATACCGTATCAACCATTATTAGAATTTTAGAAACCAAAGGTTTTATTGGTCACGAGGCCTTCGGTAAGGCCCACCAATATCATCCTCTGATCAGCAGAGAAGAATATAAACGCCATGCAACAGAAAAACTGTTAGGCAATTACTTCGAAAATTCAGTAGAGAGTATGTTCTCTTTCTTCGTTAAAGAAGAAAAACTGGATTTAAGTGATGTTGATGAAATTTTAAAAATGATTAATAAAATTAAACATAAGCCAAAATGA
- a CDS encoding TonB family protein (product_source=TIGR01352; cath_funfam=3.30.2420.10; pfam=PF03544,PF05569,PF07715; superfamily=74653; tigrfam=TIGR01352,TIGR04057; transmembrane_helix_parts=Inside_1_6,TMhelix_7_24,Outside_25_33,TMhelix_34_56,Inside_57_93,TMhelix_94_116,Outside_117_162,TMhelix_163_182,Inside_183_249,TMhelix_250_272,Outside_273_662) has product MSFAHYLLQVNLYLIVFFGFYKLLLDKETYFTLNRIYLVAAGILSLSIPFIRLEWLTEQRAAQQVYTSVNWEAVLAQATIVTERNTGFNWGNAFVYIYCAGILFFLGRLVFNLLAVKKLISVSKAGSAFSFFRKKVIDRELPQMDVIDIHEEAHIKQWHTVDILFFEIIGIITWLNPVIYLYKKAIKNIHEFLADELAAEFQGDKAEYAMLLLSKSFGISPNALTNGFLEKSLIKKRIFMLHKERSKKIAIMKYGIFIPLFAILIVFSSATVRKNEKLLSITDQIPLEKPIEIVENMVTTSEKITIAPKISVDGKTDANWKGFYQFLLRNIKYPGAASSDEVQGNTQIKFNLKGGRVTNITSNVELGAGCDEEVMKAILSYKGFKTVADGKYALTVSFKIPESSEEFKNKLLPKSDGYVNLNKINIISYLPKTAETETSSIKSENTDKVYDFVSIEKQPEFPGGIAKFYKYLSGSINYPKMAQENNVQGKVFLSFVVEKDGSLTDVQITRGLGSGTDEEAMRVIKESPKWNPGIQNGLAVRVKYNINVNFTLNTDPPKPLKALSPTSSNIRLKNGITFNGLIILDGVKLAENSQINSINPNSIESVEVLKDQTAVSLYGTRAKDGAILITTKEAKNSAFRQPDTKELTIDKTSNFFDLKRKF; this is encoded by the coding sequence ATGAGTTTTGCCCACTACCTATTACAGGTGAACTTATACTTAATTGTTTTTTTCGGTTTTTATAAATTACTGTTAGATAAGGAGACCTACTTCACTTTAAACCGCATTTATTTAGTAGCTGCGGGCATTTTGTCGTTATCTATACCATTTATCCGTTTAGAATGGCTAACGGAGCAAAGAGCGGCACAACAGGTTTATACTTCAGTTAATTGGGAAGCCGTATTAGCACAAGCAACGATTGTAACGGAGCGTAATACCGGTTTTAACTGGGGTAACGCATTCGTTTACATCTATTGCGCAGGTATTTTGTTCTTCTTAGGTAGATTGGTATTTAACCTATTAGCGGTTAAAAAACTCATCTCAGTAAGCAAGGCTGGCTCGGCTTTCTCTTTTTTTCGCAAAAAAGTAATTGATCGGGAATTGCCACAAATGGATGTGATTGATATTCATGAAGAAGCGCACATCAAACAATGGCATACAGTAGATATTTTATTTTTCGAAATTATAGGGATTATTACCTGGTTAAATCCAGTGATTTATCTTTATAAAAAAGCAATTAAAAATATCCACGAGTTTTTAGCTGATGAGCTTGCTGCCGAATTTCAGGGTGATAAAGCAGAATACGCCATGTTATTGCTAAGTAAGTCGTTTGGCATTTCGCCAAATGCCTTAACAAATGGTTTTTTAGAAAAATCATTGATCAAAAAAAGAATTTTCATGCTTCATAAAGAGCGGTCTAAAAAGATCGCTATTATGAAGTATGGAATTTTTATTCCTCTATTTGCCATTCTAATTGTGTTTTCGTCTGCTACTGTCCGAAAAAATGAGAAGTTGTTATCCATTACCGATCAAATCCCTTTAGAGAAACCGATTGAGATTGTTGAAAACATGGTTACAACATCTGAGAAGATAACTATAGCACCGAAAATTTCAGTAGATGGCAAAACAGATGCAAACTGGAAAGGATTTTATCAGTTTTTATTGAGAAATATTAAATACCCAGGTGCAGCCAGCAGCGATGAGGTACAAGGTAATACCCAGATAAAATTTAATCTAAAAGGCGGCAGGGTTACCAATATCACATCGAATGTAGAACTAGGGGCAGGTTGCGATGAAGAAGTGATGAAAGCAATTTTATCTTATAAAGGATTTAAAACTGTAGCAGATGGCAAGTATGCTTTAACGGTAAGTTTTAAAATTCCAGAATCTTCAGAAGAGTTTAAGAATAAGTTATTGCCTAAATCGGATGGATATGTAAATCTGAACAAGATTAACATCATATCTTATCTTCCTAAAACCGCTGAAACAGAAACCAGCTCAATTAAATCTGAAAATACAGATAAAGTGTATGATTTCGTTTCAATCGAAAAACAACCAGAATTTCCGGGCGGTATAGCCAAGTTTTATAAATACCTGAGTGGCAGCATTAATTATCCGAAAATGGCGCAGGAGAATAATGTGCAAGGTAAAGTTTTTCTCAGCTTTGTTGTTGAAAAAGATGGCTCCTTAACAGATGTACAAATCACACGGGGTTTAGGAAGTGGTACAGATGAAGAAGCGATGAGGGTTATAAAAGAATCGCCAAAATGGAACCCAGGCATCCAGAATGGTTTAGCCGTGAGGGTAAAATATAACATCAACGTTAATTTCACCCTTAATACTGATCCTCCTAAACCGCTTAAAGCATTATCACCAACCTCTTCCAATATAAGACTTAAAAACGGTATCACTTTTAACGGTCTTATTATATTAGATGGCGTTAAACTAGCAGAAAACAGTCAGATAAATTCGATTAACCCAAATAGTATTGAATCTGTTGAGGTTTTAAAAGATCAGACTGCTGTAAGCCTATATGGAACCAGGGCCAAAGATGGGGCAATTTTAATTACCACTAAAGAAGCAAAAAACAGTGCTTTCAGGCAGCCAGATACAAAGGAGCTTACTATCGACAAAACTTCTAATTTTTTCGACCTTAAAAGGAAATTCTAA
- a CDS encoding TonB-dependent SusC/RagA subfamily outer membrane receptor (product_source=TIGR04057; cath_funfam=2.170.130.10; cleavage_site_network=SignalP-noTM; cog=COG1629; pfam=PF07715; superfamily=56935; tigrfam=TIGR04057) has protein sequence MKNIIAFTMMMGFSLVGYAQKADSTKTTKITLRGVPAPGTDPLIVIDGNKQYIRGSSSLNEVDPNNIESVSILKDSLATARYGADGFAGVIEVTTKNGSLSNNYGLKAAPIKIDESNLNGKVSGFSVRPSIPNIDTPKEVRYLLNKDFDPKAEPLYIIDGKEVSEIKNLDQESIESIEVLKDSSAGTLHGDKGKNGVVIITTKKSKATPKKN, from the coding sequence ATGAAAAATATAATCGCCTTTACCATGATGATGGGCTTTAGTTTAGTTGGTTATGCTCAAAAGGCTGATAGCACAAAAACAACCAAAATTACACTTAGAGGCGTACCCGCCCCTGGTACTGACCCCTTAATTGTAATAGATGGCAATAAACAGTATATAAGGGGTTCATCATCACTTAACGAAGTCGATCCCAATAACATCGAATCTGTAAGCATTTTAAAAGATAGTTTAGCAACCGCGCGATATGGCGCTGATGGCTTTGCGGGGGTAATAGAAGTTACAACCAAAAATGGTTCTCTGAGCAATAATTATGGACTTAAGGCCGCTCCCATAAAAATTGATGAATCTAATTTAAATGGAAAAGTATCTGGATTTAGCGTACGCCCATCAATACCTAATATTGATACGCCCAAAGAAGTAAGATACTTATTGAACAAAGATTTTGATCCAAAGGCCGAGCCGCTTTATATCATTGATGGAAAAGAAGTTTCAGAGATAAAAAATTTGGATCAGGAATCTATTGAATCAATAGAAGTGCTTAAAGACTCATCTGCAGGAACCTTACATGGGGATAAGGGTAAAAATGGAGTCGTGATTATTACCACTAAAAAATCAAAAGCAACTCCCAAGAAAAACTAA
- a CDS encoding protein TonB (product_source=KO:K03832; cath_funfam=3.30.1150.10; cleavage_site_network=SignalP-noTM; cog=COG0810; ko=KO:K03832; pfam=PF03544; superfamily=74653; tigrfam=TIGR01352), which translates to MRKLMFLALMGIATYLNQAKAQNNLNKVYDFVSAEKQPAYPGGIAKFYTYISHEIKYPEVARKNKTQGKVFASFVVEKNGALTDVQITRSLTPETDKEALRVLKKSPRWTPGLINGKPVRVKYNINVNFDLE; encoded by the coding sequence ATGAGAAAGCTAATGTTTTTAGCCCTAATGGGCATCGCTACGTACTTAAATCAAGCAAAAGCACAGAACAATCTGAACAAAGTTTATGATTTTGTGTCTGCTGAAAAACAACCTGCCTATCCGGGTGGTATTGCAAAATTCTATACCTATATAAGCCATGAAATTAAATACCCAGAAGTGGCCAGGAAGAATAAGACTCAAGGCAAAGTATTCGCCAGTTTTGTAGTCGAAAAAAATGGCGCTTTAACCGATGTGCAGATCACTAGAAGCCTAACACCAGAAACGGATAAAGAAGCGCTTAGGGTCTTAAAAAAATCGCCAAGATGGACCCCCGGCCTCATAAACGGAAAGCCTGTACGTGTTAAATATAATATCAATGTTAATTTCGACTTAGAATAA
- a CDS encoding succinate dehydrogenase / fumarate reductase iron-sulfur subunit (product_source=KO:K00240; cath_funfam=1.10.1060.10,3.10.20.30; cog=COG0479; ko=KO:K00240; pfam=PF13085,PF13183; superfamily=46548,54292) — MSTGNMNLTLKVWRQKNNNAKGALVDYKLADISPDMSFLEMFDVLNEQLINKGEEPVVFDHDCREGICGMCSMFINGRPHGPKDLVTTCQLHMRSFKDGDTIVVEPWRAAAFPVVKDLTVDRSAFDRVIAAGGFISVNTGNAQDANNLPIPKMQADAAFEAAACIGCGACVATCKNASAMLFVSAKISQLALLPQGQPERYRRVQSMVAQMDAEGFGNCTNTGACEAECPKGISLENIARMNRDFASAKFISEETV, encoded by the coding sequence ATGAGTACAGGAAATATGAACTTAACGCTAAAAGTTTGGCGTCAAAAAAATAACAATGCCAAAGGTGCTTTGGTAGATTATAAATTGGCCGATATTTCACCGGATATGTCTTTCTTAGAGATGTTCGATGTATTAAACGAACAATTAATTAACAAAGGCGAAGAGCCGGTGGTATTCGATCACGATTGCCGCGAGGGCATCTGCGGAATGTGCTCGATGTTTATCAATGGTCGTCCGCACGGACCAAAAGACTTGGTTACTACCTGTCAGTTGCACATGCGTTCTTTCAAAGATGGTGATACCATCGTTGTTGAGCCTTGGAGGGCAGCTGCTTTTCCGGTAGTAAAAGATTTAACTGTAGATCGTTCTGCTTTCGATAGAGTTATTGCTGCTGGCGGTTTTATTTCGGTAAACACAGGTAATGCACAAGATGCGAACAACCTGCCAATCCCTAAAATGCAGGCAGATGCTGCTTTCGAAGCTGCGGCTTGTATTGGTTGCGGCGCTTGTGTGGCAACCTGTAAAAATGCTTCAGCAATGTTATTTGTATCAGCTAAGATCTCTCAGTTGGCATTGTTACCACAAGGTCAGCCAGAGCGTTACCGCAGGGTGCAGAGCATGGTTGCGCAAATGGATGCTGAAGGTTTTGGTAACTGTACCAATACTGGTGCTTGCGAAGCCGAATGCCCTAAAGGAATCTCTTTAGAAAACATCGCTCGTATGAACCGTGATTTTGCATCTGCAAAATTTATTTCAGAAGAAACCGTTTAA
- a CDS encoding succinate dehydrogenase / fumarate reductase flavoprotein subunit (product_source=KO:K00239; cath_funfam=1.20.58.100,3.50.50.60; cog=COG1053; ko=KO:K00239; pfam=PF00890,PF02910; superfamily=46977,51905) produces MSDINSNIPEGELTSKWTKYKSSVPLVNPSNKRTIEVIIVGSGLAGASAAATLAEMGYKVKCFCFQDSPRRAHSIAAQGGINAAKNYQNDGDSVYRLFYDTIKGGDYRAREANVHRLAEVSANIIDQCVAQGVPLAREYGGLLDNRSFGGTQVQRTFYAAGQTGQQLLLGAYSALERQIGMGKVEMYTRHEMLEVVKIDGKARGIIARNLITGEIERHFGHAVVLGTGGYGNVFYLSTNAMGSNVTAAWKAHKQGAYFANPCYTQIHPTCIPVSGDHQSKLTLMSESLRNDGRIWVPKKKDDNRKASEIPEDERDYYLERRYPAFGNLVPRDVASRAAKERCDAGYGVGASKLAVYLDFKANTERYGKIEASKAGNHNPDKETCMRLGTAVIKEKYGNLFDMYAQITGENPYETPMRIYPAVHYTMGGLWVDYNLMTSVPGLYCTGEANFSDHGANRLGASALMQGLADGYFVLPYTIGAYLSKEISVKAIPTDHPAFVEAEERAVGILNTLINIKGTKSVDHFHKRLGHIMWEKCGMARNEKGLNEAIQEIRALRAEFWSDVRVPGTADELNTELEKAGRVADFIELGELMCIDALNRNESCGGHFREEYQTEEGEALRDDENYAYVAAWEFKEGVNFELHKEELKFENIKVAQRSYK; encoded by the coding sequence ATGTCAGATATTAATTCAAATATTCCAGAAGGCGAATTAACCAGCAAATGGACAAAATATAAGTCTTCTGTGCCTTTGGTTAACCCATCGAACAAAAGAACTATTGAAGTAATCATAGTAGGTTCGGGGTTAGCAGGTGCTTCGGCAGCGGCTACTTTAGCCGAGATGGGTTACAAAGTAAAATGTTTCTGCTTCCAGGATTCACCACGTAGAGCACACTCAATTGCTGCTCAGGGTGGTATCAATGCAGCAAAAAACTATCAGAATGATGGTGATAGCGTTTATCGCCTTTTTTATGATACAATTAAAGGTGGCGATTATCGTGCCCGCGAAGCCAATGTGCATCGTTTGGCCGAAGTAAGTGCCAACATTATAGATCAGTGTGTGGCTCAGGGTGTGCCTTTGGCACGTGAGTACGGTGGTTTGTTAGATAACCGTTCGTTCGGTGGTACACAGGTGCAACGTACTTTTTATGCAGCTGGTCAAACTGGTCAACAGTTATTATTAGGTGCATATTCTGCTTTGGAACGCCAGATTGGTATGGGTAAAGTAGAAATGTATACCCGCCACGAAATGCTTGAGGTTGTTAAAATCGATGGTAAAGCACGTGGTATTATTGCACGTAACTTAATTACAGGAGAAATTGAGCGTCATTTCGGTCATGCGGTGGTATTAGGAACAGGTGGTTACGGTAACGTATTCTATCTTTCTACCAACGCGATGGGAAGTAATGTTACTGCTGCCTGGAAAGCGCACAAACAAGGTGCTTATTTTGCAAACCCATGCTATACGCAGATCCACCCAACTTGTATCCCGGTTTCTGGCGATCACCAATCTAAATTAACCCTAATGTCTGAGTCGTTGCGTAACGATGGACGTATCTGGGTTCCTAAAAAGAAAGATGATAACCGTAAAGCTTCAGAAATTCCTGAAGATGAAAGAGATTATTATTTAGAGCGCCGTTACCCTGCTTTCGGTAACTTAGTTCCTCGTGATGTGGCTTCCCGTGCTGCGAAAGAGCGCTGTGATGCAGGTTATGGAGTAGGTGCTTCTAAGCTGGCAGTATACTTAGATTTTAAAGCCAATACAGAACGTTATGGAAAAATCGAAGCTTCTAAAGCGGGTAACCACAATCCTGACAAAGAAACCTGTATGCGCTTAGGTACTGCAGTAATTAAGGAAAAATATGGTAACCTGTTCGATATGTATGCGCAGATTACCGGCGAAAATCCTTACGAAACACCAATGCGTATTTATCCTGCGGTTCACTATACCATGGGTGGTTTATGGGTTGATTATAACTTAATGACATCGGTACCTGGTTTATACTGTACTGGCGAGGCTAACTTCTCAGATCATGGCGCCAACCGTTTAGGTGCATCTGCTTTGATGCAGGGGCTGGCTGATGGTTATTTCGTTCTTCCTTATACTATCGGTGCTTATTTATCAAAAGAGATTTCGGTAAAAGCAATCCCTACTGATCACCCTGCCTTTGTAGAGGCTGAGGAAAGAGCAGTTGGTATTTTAAATACACTGATTAATATTAAAGGAACCAAGTCGGTAGATCATTTCCACAAACGTTTAGGCCACATTATGTGGGAGAAATGTGGTATGGCCCGTAACGAAAAAGGCTTAAATGAAGCAATTCAGGAAATCAGAGCTTTACGTGCTGAATTCTGGAGCGATGTTCGTGTACCTGGAACAGCTGATGAGTTAAACACCGAATTGGAAAAAGCTGGCCGTGTTGCCGATTTTATCGAGCTAGGCGAGTTGATGTGTATTGATGCATTAAACCGTAACGAAAGTTGTGGTGGTCACTTCCGTGAAGAGTATCAGACAGAAGAAGGTGAAGCACTACGTGATGATGAGAATTATGCTTACGTAGCCGCTTGGGAATTTAAAGAAGGTGTAAACTTCGAACTTCACAAAGAAGAGCTGAAGTTTGAAAATATTAAAGTAGCACAAAGAAGTTATAAATAG
- a CDS encoding succinate dehydrogenase / fumarate reductase cytochrome b subunit (product_source=KO:K00241; cog=COG2009; ko=KO:K00241; superfamily=81343; tigrfam=TIGR02046; transmembrane_helix_parts=Inside_1_19,TMhelix_20_42,Outside_43_61,TMhelix_62_84,Inside_85_104,TMhelix_105_124,Outside_125_159,TMhelix_160_182,Inside_183_202,TMhelix_203_225,Outside_226_226): MSGFGNAFSSSIGKKFIMGITGFFLILFLIVHCGINALIFINDGGLTFNVGAHFMATNWIIRAGEIVLFIGLLAHIFQALRLTLENQKARPVKYAVNDGKANSKWYSRSMGLLGTLLLIFLVVHLKDFWVVSRFTGIPTVDANGHEDLYAVMKEKFQDPIRVVVYILAMFSLCYHLLHGFASAFQTLGWNHSKYNGIIKGAGVWYSVIISILFAAMPIAVYFGLIQ, from the coding sequence ATGAGTGGTTTCGGAAATGCATTTTCTTCTTCAATAGGGAAGAAATTCATCATGGGTATTACAGGTTTTTTCCTGATACTTTTTTTAATTGTACACTGCGGTATTAATGCTTTAATTTTTATTAACGACGGTGGTTTAACATTTAACGTAGGCGCACATTTTATGGCCACTAACTGGATTATCCGGGCTGGCGAGATTGTGTTGTTTATTGGTTTGCTTGCGCACATTTTTCAGGCGTTGCGTTTAACGTTGGAAAATCAAAAAGCACGCCCGGTTAAATATGCCGTAAACGATGGTAAGGCAAACAGTAAATGGTACAGCCGTTCTATGGGCTTGCTGGGCACGCTTTTGCTGATCTTCCTGGTAGTTCACCTGAAAGATTTTTGGGTAGTTTCCCGTTTTACAGGAATCCCAACGGTTGATGCCAACGGACATGAAGATCTTTATGCGGTAATGAAAGAGAAATTTCAGGATCCGATAAGGGTTGTGGTGTATATTCTTGCTATGTTTTCTTTATGCTACCACTTATTGCATGGTTTTGCTTCTGCATTCCAAACATTAGGATGGAACCACTCAAAATATAACGGTATAATTAAAGGAGCTGGCGTTTGGTATTCGGTTATTATTTCGATCCTTTTCGCAGCCATGCCGATTGCAGTTTATTTCGGTCTTATTCAATAA
- a CDS encoding GxxExxY protein (product_source=TIGR04256; pfam=PF13366; superfamily=52980; tigrfam=TIGR04256) — MTKKEVTQLSYEITGFAIKVHNALGPGLLESIYERCLKYELEKNGYAVSQQLTLSVVYDDLPIDLDLRTDLFVNDCVVVEIKAISNLLPVHQAQLLTYMKLLSAP, encoded by the coding sequence ATGACTAAAAAAGAGGTTACGCAATTATCTTACGAGATCACAGGTTTTGCAATTAAAGTTCATAATGCACTTGGCCCAGGCCTATTAGAGAGTATATATGAGCGCTGCTTAAAATATGAATTGGAGAAAAACGGATATGCTGTTTCGCAACAGTTAACATTATCGGTTGTATATGATGATTTGCCAATAGATTTAGATTTACGCACCGATTTATTTGTTAATGATTGTGTTGTTGTTGAAATAAAAGCAATCTCCAATCTCTTGCCCGTTCATCAAGCACAATTACTGACCTATATGAAACTTCTAAGTGCTCCCTAA
- a CDS encoding peroxiredoxin (product_source=COG1225; cath_funfam=3.40.30.10; cleavage_site_network=SignalP-noTM; cog=COG1225; pfam=PF13905; superfamily=52833; transmembrane_helix_parts=Inside_1_11,TMhelix_12_34,Outside_35_380), producing the protein MLYQIVNMKKQLYLLILLAGLFSACDPAPATFNLETKNFGPNAVITIRSAEKGETLKVENITNTNQTFKINIPIKGYATLRTEDGSRTGEYYFYLDKGNFKGVLDGKNINSYPLKHVPTEEGEQFISYYKLKDGMSKNLLDSLDIAEQAFDQATRANVLERAKDADRWREKKILLQLDIIKAFAKKYPSSSHSLFLLEQLGRADSEPQNYLSIFNSLDKEIQESKKGKSLLEEIKQANQMMAGSKMPNIEGENPDGKKFDLGILKKVNLVICWTSYSGKSRKNNQVLVDLYEKYKNKDVEFIGVSFDKKRDWWVNVIKDDHLTWPQYSDLQGAKSPNAKNLSNYNVTYFFLVDKNGTVLTNNDLSLDFVDSEISKNLAGR; encoded by the coding sequence TTGCTCTATCAAATTGTTAACATGAAAAAACAGCTCTATTTACTTATTTTATTAGCCGGCCTCTTCTCTGCCTGCGATCCAGCTCCTGCTACATTTAATCTCGAAACCAAAAACTTTGGCCCAAATGCCGTAATTACCATTCGAAGTGCTGAAAAGGGCGAAACACTTAAAGTTGAAAACATTACCAATACCAACCAGACTTTTAAAATCAATATCCCAATAAAAGGTTATGCCACTTTAAGAACTGAGGATGGCAGTCGCACGGGAGAATATTACTTCTATCTGGATAAAGGCAACTTCAAAGGCGTTCTTGACGGAAAAAATATCAATTCATACCCCTTAAAACACGTTCCAACTGAAGAGGGTGAACAATTTATAAGCTATTATAAGTTAAAAGACGGTATGAGTAAAAACCTACTCGACAGTTTGGACATTGCCGAACAAGCATTCGACCAAGCCACAAGAGCCAATGTTTTGGAACGGGCGAAAGATGCAGACCGTTGGAGAGAGAAAAAAATCTTGCTCCAATTGGACATTATAAAGGCCTTTGCCAAAAAGTATCCCAGTTCTTCGCACAGCCTCTTTTTACTGGAACAACTGGGCAGGGCAGATTCGGAACCCCAAAATTATTTATCGATTTTTAACAGTTTAGATAAAGAAATTCAGGAAAGCAAAAAGGGTAAAAGTCTGTTGGAAGAGATTAAACAAGCTAACCAGATGATGGCGGGAAGTAAAATGCCTAATATTGAAGGAGAAAATCCAGATGGAAAAAAGTTCGACCTAGGTATACTTAAAAAGGTAAACCTGGTTATATGCTGGACTTCTTACAGTGGGAAAAGCAGAAAAAACAACCAGGTATTGGTTGACCTCTACGAGAAGTATAAAAATAAAGATGTAGAATTTATCGGGGTATCTTTCGATAAGAAAAGAGACTGGTGGGTAAATGTGATCAAGGATGATCACCTTACCTGGCCACAATATTCAGATCTTCAGGGAGCAAAATCGCCCAATGCAAAGAATCTGAGCAATTATAATGTTACCTACTTCTTTTTAGTAGATAAAAACGGCACTGTATTAACCAACAATGATCTTTCTTTAGATTTTGTTGATAGTGAAATCAGCAAAAATTTGGCAGGCAGATAA
- a CDS encoding CspA family cold shock protein (product_source=KO:K03704; cath_funfam=2.40.50.140; cog=COG1278; ko=KO:K03704; pfam=PF00313; smart=SM00357; superfamily=50249) encodes MQQGTVKFFNETKGFGFITPSNGDAEIFVHASGLIDNIRENDTVNYDVEEGRKGLNAVNVKVA; translated from the coding sequence ATGCAACAAGGAACAGTAAAATTTTTTAATGAAACTAAAGGTTTCGGATTTATCACTCCATCTAATGGCGATGCCGAAATTTTTGTTCATGCTTCAGGCTTAATCGATAACATTCGCGAGAATGATACCGTAAACTACGATGTAGAAGAAGGTAGAAAAGGCCTAAACGCGGTAAATGTTAAAGTAGCTTAA
- a CDS encoding hypothetical protein (product_source=Hypo-rule applied), producing the protein MGLKAQIINIISNFYIIKNKKLIYRDLTLSLKQIKIQYNATRNSKIF; encoded by the coding sequence ATGGGGCTTAAAGCACAAATTATCAATATAATTAGCAATTTTTATATAATAAAAAATAAAAAATTGATTTATAGGGATTTAACCCTATCTTTGAAACAAATTAAAATACAATATAATGCAACAAGGAACAGTAAAATTTTTTAA
- a CDS encoding hypothetical protein (product_source=Hypo-rule applied) → MALASINLSVKQYFNFMCRTEFERRIFHNTYKEFQKRSKIYSFDQHLHTFAQMQQTSEKANALHQKLQYSVMNSIAALEHKIPVLNDLEGHPVLFDWAELYIYTSDLLNKAAHVVSITYTTPKLILHEIIGDLLILSYNGKEHETLVVKITENLMVNYEQRENLVYS, encoded by the coding sequence ATGGCTTTAGCTAGCATTAACCTCAGTGTAAAACAATATTTCAATTTCATGTGCAGAACGGAATTTGAAAGGCGGATATTTCACAATACTTACAAAGAGTTTCAAAAAAGGTCAAAAATATACAGCTTTGATCAGCACCTGCATACTTTTGCTCAGATGCAACAAACCAGCGAAAAGGCAAATGCATTACATCAAAAACTTCAGTACTCCGTAATGAACAGCATTGCTGCCTTGGAACATAAAATACCTGTTTTAAACGATTTAGAAGGTCACCCAGTCCTTTTCGATTGGGCCGAATTATATATTTACACTTCAGATCTGTTAAATAAAGCAGCACATGTGGTATCGATCACCTACACCACTCCGAAATTAATTTTACACGAAATCATTGGTGATCTGTTAATCTTAAGCTATAATGGTAAAGAACACGAGACATTGGTGGTGAAAATTACTGAAAATCTTATGGTAAATTATGAACAGCGCGAAAACCTGGTTTATAGCTAA